Within the Deinococcus carri genome, the region CGGCCACCGCGACTTCGTGAACACCAGTTGCCCCGGCGATCTGCTGTACGCCCGGCTGCCGCAACTGCGCCGCGATGTGGCCGCGCGGCTGGGCGTGAGTGTGCGTGTCTGGCCCACCACCCGCAGCGGCCAGAGCGGCGAGCGTGTCCGGAGCGTGCAGTTCCTGCTGCGTGCCCGCGGCCAGAACGTGGCGGTGGACGGGGCCTATGGCAGCGGCACGGGCACGGCCGTCAGCGCCTTTCAGACCTCGGCGGGCCTCACGCCGGATACGGTCGTCGGTTCGGCCACCTGGGAGCGGCTGATCCTGACCGTGCGACCGGGTGACAGCGGGGACGCGGTGCGGGGCGTGCAAAGCCAGCTCGCCACCCGGGGCTACGCCGTCACCGTCGATGGTGCCTTCGGCCCCGCGACCGAAAGCGCCGTGAAGAGTTTTCAGACCGCCCAGGCCCTCACCGCGGACGGCGTGGTGGGGCCGAACACCTGGCTGGCCCTCGTCGAATGAGGTCCGGCCCTGCTGGAGGAACAATCATGAACCGACTGCTGTCCACGATCCCGCTGGCCGCCCTCACGTTGCTGGCCCTGTCGTCCTGCGGCTCGCCCACCGCCACCCTGCCTGAACCCGCGCCCACGGACAGCGCGGACGCGCCGATCACGAGCCTCAGCGGCACCAAGCTCAGTGACGCGGTGGCCCGGAGCCGCGTCACCGCTGCGGGCATTCCGGTGGTGTCCAGCGGCAATTGCAGCACGCGCAGCAACTCGTCCTGCACCTCGCTGGAACAGATCAATTCGGGCACGATCGACGGGATCATCACCCTGAAGCAGGCCTCGGGCTGCGCCGTGAACATCACCGGGGGCACCGAGGTCGGGCACGCCAGCGGCACCTACAGCCACTACAACGGGTACAAGGTGGACACCAGCATCACCACCTGCATCAGTGGCTACATCACCCGCAACTTCACGTACATCGGCTTGCGTGGTGACGGTGCGCCGCAGTACCGGAGCGCGGCGGGCAATATCTATGCCAAGGAATCCAACCACTGGGACATCCTGTACTACTGAACAGGGCAGGCGGCGGTGTGGTACGGGGCTGCTTAGGTCCCTGTAGCCTCAGGGGGTGCGGGTCAATCCGGACTACCTCATCACCTTCAATGCCGTGGCCGAGTTCGGCAGCGTCAGCAAGGCCGCCGAGTACCTGAACCTCAGCCAGCCCGCCGTGAGTGGGCAGCTGCGTGCCCTGGCCGGGCTGATCGGCGCGCCGCTGTACACCCGGCGCTCACGGGGCATCACGCTGACGCCGGAGGGGCGCGAACTCCTGCCCCACGCGCAGGCGATCGCGCGCAGCATGCGGCGTGTCACGGAGCTGGCCGGCCCCCACCGCGGCCGCACCCGGGCACACGTCCGCCTGGGCACCTCCTGGACCCTGTCGGGGCATGGAGTCCGCCTCGTCGGGCACTTCCGGGGGGAGCAGCCCAGCACCGACCTGCCTAGCATTGGCCTGCACTCGGGCCACACCCCCCACCTGATCGGCCTCGTGGCGCGGGGAGAATTGGACGCCGCGCTGACGGTCGATGCCAGCCAGACCCTGCCCGAGGGCCTGGAGGCGCGGCGGTTCTCCAGTGAGGATCTGCGCCTGATCGTGTGGCCGGAACACCCTCTGGCCCGCGAGGGCTACGTGGCCCCCACTGCGCTGAGAAACGAGACGCTGCTGCTGCCCATGCCGGAGTCGAGTGTCCGCAAGCGGGCGGCGCGGCTGCTGGAAACGGCCGGCGTCACCCCACGGGGGCAACTGGAACTCGGCGGGTTCCTGGCGGTCAAGGCCGCGCTGCATACGGGTCTGGGCGTGGCGATTCTGCCCAGGAGCATGGTGGGGCCTGAGGTGGAACACGGGCTGCTGGTTAGCCTCGGCCTGGAGGCCCCGGACGTCACCCTCGGGTATCACGTGGTCTCCGCCCCACGCGCGCTGCTGCCCCAGGCAGTGACGGCTGTCCTTGACGCACTCTGACCCCGCATGGCGGATGAGCAGTGGCGGCCGGAATATCACTTCCGGTTATGTCATAGATAGTACTTTCCGATACCCCGATGACAGCCCTTGAAGGGGACCGGGGCGGGGGGTAGGTTCCTTCCAGCAAGAAGGCCGGCGGCCGCAAAAAGGCCCCACGGCCCTGGAGGGAACATGTACTTCAAGCGCATCTACGACCCCGACCTCGCCCAGGCGTCCTACCTGATCGGCTGCCAGCAGAACGGCACGGCGCTCGCCGTCGATCCCGTGCGTGACGTGCAGCGGTATCTCGACCTGGCCGACCAGGAGGGGCTGCGGATCGTCGCGGTGACGGAAACGCACATCCACGCCGACTACCTCAGCGGCAGCCGCGAACTCGCCGGGCGCACCGGGGCGACGCTGTACCTCAGCGCCGAGGGAGGCCCCGACTGGCAGTACGCTTTTCCCCACGTGGGGCTGCGCGACGGGCAGGACATCCGCCTCGGCAACGTCACGGTCAGGGCTGTCCACACGCCGGGGCATACCCCCGAGCATCTCAGCTTTCTGGTGACCGATGGGGCGCGGGCGGAGCAGCCCGTCCTCTTCCTGACCGGCGACTTCGTCTTCGTGGGCGACCTCGGCCGCCCCGACCTGCTCGACGAGGCGGCGGGCGGGCAGGACACCCGCTTCGGCGGGGCGCGGCAGCTGTTCACCAGCCTGCGGGCAAAGTTCCTCACCCTGCCCGACTACGTCCAGGTCTGGCCCGGCCACGGCTCGGGCAGCGCCTGCGGCAAGGCGCTGGGGGCGGTGGAGAGCACCACCGTCGGCTACGAACGCCGCTTTGCCTGGTGGGCGGATGCCGCCCGAGATGATGATGTGGAAGCCTTTACCCGCGAACTGCTGGAGGGCCAGCCGGACGCGCCGCTGTACTACGGCCGCATGAAGCGGGAGAACCGGGTCGGGCCGGCCCTGCTGGGCGACGTGCAGGCCCTCGCGCCCCTCTCCCACCACGAGCTGAAAAACGCCCTGCACCACGGGGTGCGGCTGCTCGACACGCGGCCCCGAGAGGTGTTCCAGGCAGGCGCTGTGCCCGGCAGCCTCCACCTGCCGGCGGGCCGGACCTTCGAGACGTGGGCCGGCTGGCTGCTCGACCCGGATAAGACCTATGTGCTGTTTGCCCGCAGCCCCGAGCAGGCCGAGGACCTCCGCCGCCGGCTGTGGATGACCGGCATCGACCGGGTCGCCGGGTACGTCGGGGACTTTGGCGGACTGAAGCTCGAACCGCAGGCCGCGACGCCCCTCGCGGAACTGGGCGACCTCCGCCAGGCCTTCGTGCTCGACGTGCGCGCCCGCCGCGAGTACGAGGCCGGGCACATCGAGGGGGCCACGCAGCTCCACGCGGGCCGTCTGCTTCAGAACCTGGGCCGTATTCCCCGGGATCGGCCAGTCGTGGTCCACTGCCAGGGTGGGGCGCGCAGCGCGGCCGCGGTGAGTGTCCTGCGCGCCGAGGGCTTTGACAACATTATCGATCTGGACGGCGGGTACGCCGCCTACGCCCGGCGGGCGGCGACGGTCCGCCCGTGATCCTCGCGTGGCTCGGCGCGGTCGCCATCGGGCTGAGCCTGGGGCTGCTCGGCTCCGGCGGCAGCATCCTCACGGTGCCCGTGCTGGTGTACCTCGTGGGCGAGGACCCCAAACGGGCGATCACCGAGAGCCTCGCCATCGTCGGGCTGATCGCCCTGGTCAGCGCGCTGTCCTGCGTCCAGCAGCGCCGCATCGACGGGCGCGCGGTGCTGCTGTTCGGGTTACCCGGCCTGCTGGGCACCTCGCTGGGGACGGCCCTGGGCCACGCCCTGCCCGCCGCGGTGCAGCTCCTGATCTTCGCTGCCGTGATGCTCATTGCCGCTACGCGCATGTTTCGGCCGGCTCCCGCAGGCCATGCGCCGCCCCGCCCCGGGTGGCAGGTGCTGCTCGCCGGTCTGGGCGTGGGTGTTCTCACGGGCGTGGTGGGTGTGGGGGGCGGCTTTCTGATCCTGCCCGCCCTGGTCCTGCTGCTGGGGCTGCCCATGGCGCGGGCGGTGGGCACCAGCCTGGTCCTCATCGCGCTCAACGCGGCCCTGGGCTTTGCCCTGCACGTGCGGGCCGCGCCCGGGGGCCTACACTGGGACCTGATCGCCCTGCTCGGCGGTATCGGTGTGCTGGGCAGCCTCGCGGGCAGCCGCCTCTCCCGGCAGCTCTCCCAGAACGCCCTGCGGCGGTCCTTCGCGGGATTCCTGGTGGTGCTGGGCACGTACATTCTGTGCACCAGCGCACCCGGAGCCTTCGCGCAGACCCGGACCCCCACGGTGCAGGTCACCTCGCTGCGTCCCTGACCGCCCCGCCCTCACCCCCCACTCCCACCGTCAGGCGGGTTGTGGTTCGGCAGGGCAGCCCCGGCCTGCACCGGAGGCGGACCGCCGCCCGCACTCATGAGCATTTGACGGAAAAGAACCCCTCTCCCCTTGCTTCGCAAGGCCCTCTCCCCTTGCGGGAGAGGGTCAAAAAATGACGCCATCTTTACGTCAAATGCTCATGTCACCTGTCCTGTTCTCCCGCCCACCCCGGGGCGGCGCTCGGTTACATTGCCGCATGTCCTGAGCGGCAACGCCACTGCGCGCCGCCCTTATGCCGTGTTCTCACCCCGTTCGTCCCAGGAGGTCTCGCTTGCCCCTTACCGCCCCCCCGCCCGTTCACCCCGACTTCCCCGCCGAGGAGCAACACCTCGCGGGCACCATCCAGGCCTTTTTGCGGCAGATCGAGGCCTGGGAGGACCGCGACCGGAATGTCGGGGCCGACCTGGAAACGAGCCTGACCCTGGCCGACACCGCCGAGGAGCTGGCCGCCATGCTCTCCGTCCACGTGCCGGCCCCCTACTTCGGCAGCCTGAGGGTCCGTATCGCGGGGCGCGAACAACTGCTGTACGTGGGCAAGCATGCCTTCCGGGACCTGAAAGGCCCCCACACCGTCGTCTCCTGGGAGTCGGACGTGGGCAGCCTCTTTTATTCCGATGTGCTGGCCTGGGAGGCGAGAAAGGGCCTGACGGGCACCGTGCGCCGCCGCCGTCAGCTCGACGTGCAGGCGAAGAAACTGCACCGGCTGACCGACCTGTACGACGATGAGGCCGGGGGGGATACCGGGGGCCGCGAGCAGGTGCTGCTGGCCCGCCTCTCGGAAGCCTCGACCGCCGCCATGCGCGACGTCGTGGAGACGCTGCAACCCGAGCAGAACGGGGCCATGCGCGCCCCGGCAGGAGTCCACACGCTGATTCAGGGCGCGGCGGGGTCGGGCAAGACCACCATCGGCTTTCACCGCCTGGCCTGGCTGATGCACCCGGACCGCAGGGAACACCGCGCCGCGCCGGAGTCCATGCTGGTCCTGATGCCGAACCGGGTGCTGGCGAGCTACGCGGCCCGCGTCCTGCCCGGCCTGAACCTCGGAGGAGTCACCGTCACCACGCCGGAGGCCTGGGCCACCGGGTTTCTCGGCGTCGAGAAGATGGAGGTCGTGGACCGCACCCTGACGCTGCTCCTCACCGACCGGGACAACGAGCGGCGTAAGGCGGCGTGGCGCAGGGCCAAGGCGCTGGGGGACCGGCGGATGTTCCAGGTGGTGCGCAACCATCTGGCCGACCGGCTGCGGGCCAACCTGGGTTCCCTGACCTTCCAGACGACCGTGCAGGTGGGGCACGAGGCGCGCACCCTGACGCTGGACCAGGCCACGCTGCGCCGCCTGCTGGACGAGGTGCTGGACCGCGCCCCCCTGGAGGGCTACCGCGCGGCCCTGCGCGCAGCCCTGGAGGACGAGCTGGTGGCCCGCGCCAACCCGCCCGGCGAGGACGGGGAGGCGGCGCTGCGCCGGACCCTGGCCGCCGAGTTGACCCGGTTCGTCGGCCGGGTGGTGGGGAACATCCTGCCGGTAAGTGAGGGGCGGCGCATCATCACCGACGAGGCGACGCTGCGCCGGGCCGCCCAGGGGGTGCTCGACGAGCGCGCCGTGCGCCTCCTGCTGAGTGACCCCCTGACGGCCATTCCGAAGCCCCGCCGCTCGCACGCCGACGTGACCGAGCTGCCCCTGATGCTGGCCGTGGCCGCCCTGCTGGACGGCGTGGGCCGCCGGGTGGGCCGGGCGCTGGAACCCTATGACCACATCGCGCTCGACGAGGCCCAGGACTACAGCCCGCTGCTGTACGTCCTGCTGGCCCGCGCGGCCCGCCCCGGCCACCTCACCGCCCTGGGCGACCTGAACCAGGGGCTGCACGGCTACAAGGGGCCGAACAACTGGGGGGACGTGCAGGCGGCCCTGGGTGGGGAGAGCCGCACCCGGTTGATGACCCTGGGGCGGACCTACCGCAGCACCCGCCAGATCACGGCCCTGGGGGCACAGATTGCGGCGACCTACAACCGCGCGGGCGGTGTGGTGGGCGTGGACCGCGATGGGGGAGAGGTCCTGCGCCTGACCGGGGGCAGCCTGGCCGAACTGACCGCGCAGGCCGTGAAGACCATGCAGGCCCAGGGCCACCGCAACATCGCTATCGTGACCCGCCGGGTAACGGACGCCGAACGGCTGGTGCCCGAGTTGCAGCGGCACGACGTGGACGCGCAGCCCATTCTCTCGGAGCAGGCCCGGTACACCGGGGGCGTGGTGATTCTCCCGGTGAACCTCGCCAAGGGGCTGGAGTTCGACGGCTGCATCGTGGCGGGCGCGGACGCCGCGAACTACGACCCACAGACGGAATTCGAGTCCCGGCTCCTGTACGTCGCCGCCTCGCGCGGCCTGCACCTGCTCGCGCTGGTCGCGGAACGGGAACTGCACCCGCTGCTGACGGCTGAGAGGGATTCCGGGTGAGCAGTTAGGCCATCACGGCGAAACCCGACGGGAAGGAGAGGGAAGGAGGACGGATTCCAGAATCGAGTGCTCCGGGATTAAGTTGATTCGCTGACATCAAGATGGCTTGCCTGCCCCATCTCCCCCTGCTGCGCAAGGCCCTCTCCCGCAAGGGGAGAGGGTCAAAAAACGGGGCCATCTTTACGACAAATGCTCTACAGCAGCTTGTCGATGGTGATCGGCAGGTCGCGCACGCGCTTCCCGGTCGCGTGATAGACCGCGTTGGCGATGGCGGCGGCTGTGCCGACGATGCCCAGCTCGCCCACGCCACGCGCGCCCAGGGCGCTGGCGCGGGTGTCGGGCACGTCGAGCATCAGCACCTCGAGCTCCCCGACATCGGCGTTGATGGGCACCAGATACTCCGCGAGGTCGTCGTTCAGGACCAGGCCGGTGGCCGGGTCCACGTCGGTCTGTTCATGCAGGGCCATGCCGATGCCCCAGATGATGCCCCCGCTGAGCTGGCTCTCGGCCGTCTTGCGGTTCAGCACCCGCCCGAAGTCGAAGGCCCCCACCACCCGCGACACCCGCGGCGTCATGAAGTCGGGGTCCAGGCGCACCTCCACGAACACCGCGCCGAAGGAGTGCCGGGCGTACCCCGCGGCGTCCGCCCCCACCGAGGCGTTCTGGGCGTCCATCATCCCGTCCAGTTGCTCGCGTTTGCCGCCGATGGGCAGCACCTCGCGGTAGACCTCGATACGGTTGCGGCCCGCGCGGGCCAGGATGTCCTGGAACGTCTCACCGCGCGAGGGGTCCTCCTGCACGAAGAGGCGGCCTCCCCGCGCGGTCAGGTCATGCGGGTTCAGGCCGTGCAGTGGCGACTGTTCATCCCCGGTGGCGAGCAGCGCGAGTTCCTGCCGCGCGGCCAGCGAGGCCGCCATCACCACGTCACCTACGCTGGACGCCGTGCGCGAGCCGCCCGAGTAGGCGTTCTTGGGGTAGTTGGTGTCGCCCAGCAGCACCTTGACGCAGTTGGGGGCCACGCCGAAGCCGTCGGAGGCGATCTGGGTCAGGATGGTGTAGGTGCCGGTGCCGATGTCGTGCGACCCCGCCTCGATCTCGGCGCGGCCGTCCTCAAAAATGCGGGCGCGGGCGGTGGCGGGGCTGGCGTAGACCGGGTAGGTGACGGTCGCCATGCCCCAGCCCAGCCGCGTCTCGCCGTCGCGCATGCTGCCCGGTTCCGGGTTGCGTTTCTCCCAGCCGAACTTCTCGGCGGCCTGCTCGTAACACTCGCGCAGATGCTTGCTGCTGTAGGGGTGGCCGCTTTTGGGGTCCGTCTCGGCGTAGTTGCGCCGCCGCAGTTCCAGCGGGTCGAGGCCGACCGCGTACGCCAGCTCGTCCACCAGGCTCTCCAGCCCGAAGGACCCGCTCGCCTCACCGGGGGCGCGCATCATGATGCCCTCGCCCGCGTGGGTGCGCCGCAGCGTCTGCGACACCTGCATGTTCGGCACGTCGTACAGCATCTCGGTGACGTGGCTGACCGACTCGACGAAGTCGCCGTTCATCCCCGCCTGGGTGTCGGCGTGCAGGGAGATGGAGGTGATCTTGCCGTCCTTTGTTGCGCCCAGTTTATATTGCTGGACGGTGGCGGGCCGGTAGCCCACGCCCGCGAACTCCTGCGCCCGCGTGCGCGACAGCTTGACCGGGCGCTTCACCAGTTTGGCTGCCAGGGCCGCCAGCGGCAGGTGCGACCACGTCGCCGCCTTGCTGCCGAAGCCCCCGCCGATATAGGGCGACACCACCCGCACCTGCTCCGGCTCCAGCCCGAAGTGATGCGCCAGCGTGTGCTGCGGGGCCAGAATCCACTGGCTCGGCTCGTACACCGTGAGGTGCGTCTCGCTTTCCCACAGGGCGAGGGTGGCGTGCAGTTCCAGCGGGTTGTGGTTTTCCTGCGGCGTGGTGTAGGTGAGGTCGAGCTGTACCTCTGCGGCCTGGTACGCCTGTTCGGCATCCCCGCGCTCATATGCCTCGTCCTCCACCGGCTTCTGGAGGTCCGCCCGCCCGCTGTGCAGGCTGCCTTGCAGCGTGCCGACGAACGGTTCCTCATCGTATTCCACCTCGACCAGCAGGGCCGCGTGCTGCGCCACCTCCAGCGAGTCGGCCACCACGACGGCCACGACCTGCCCGCGCTGCTCGATTCTGTCGGTCTGGAGGGGCAGCAGGGCCGTGCCCGAGGTGCTCCCTGGGTAGGGCTGCTCCACCGGACGGAGCTGCACGCCCTCC harbors:
- a CDS encoding LysR family transcriptional regulator, producing MRVNPDYLITFNAVAEFGSVSKAAEYLNLSQPAVSGQLRALAGLIGAPLYTRRSRGITLTPEGRELLPHAQAIARSMRRVTELAGPHRGRTRAHVRLGTSWTLSGHGVRLVGHFRGEQPSTDLPSIGLHSGHTPHLIGLVARGELDAALTVDASQTLPEGLEARRFSSEDLRLIVWPEHPLAREGYVAPTALRNETLLLPMPESSVRKRAARLLETAGVTPRGQLELGGFLAVKAALHTGLGVAILPRSMVGPEVEHGLLVSLGLEAPDVTLGYHVVSAPRALLPQAVTAVLDAL
- a CDS encoding MBL fold metallo-hydrolase produces the protein MYFKRIYDPDLAQASYLIGCQQNGTALAVDPVRDVQRYLDLADQEGLRIVAVTETHIHADYLSGSRELAGRTGATLYLSAEGGPDWQYAFPHVGLRDGQDIRLGNVTVRAVHTPGHTPEHLSFLVTDGARAEQPVLFLTGDFVFVGDLGRPDLLDEAAGGQDTRFGGARQLFTSLRAKFLTLPDYVQVWPGHGSGSACGKALGAVESTTVGYERRFAWWADAARDDDVEAFTRELLEGQPDAPLYYGRMKRENRVGPALLGDVQALAPLSHHELKNALHHGVRLLDTRPREVFQAGAVPGSLHLPAGRTFETWAGWLLDPDKTYVLFARSPEQAEDLRRRLWMTGIDRVAGYVGDFGGLKLEPQAATPLAELGDLRQAFVLDVRARREYEAGHIEGATQLHAGRLLQNLGRIPRDRPVVVHCQGGARSAAAVSVLRAEGFDNIIDLDGGYAAYARRAATVRP
- a CDS encoding sulfite exporter TauE/SafE family protein; translation: MILAWLGAVAIGLSLGLLGSGGSILTVPVLVYLVGEDPKRAITESLAIVGLIALVSALSCVQQRRIDGRAVLLFGLPGLLGTSLGTALGHALPAAVQLLIFAAVMLIAATRMFRPAPAGHAPPRPGWQVLLAGLGVGVLTGVVGVGGGFLILPALVLLLGLPMARAVGTSLVLIALNAALGFALHVRAAPGGLHWDLIALLGGIGVLGSLAGSRLSRQLSQNALRRSFAGFLVVLGTYILCTSAPGAFAQTRTPTVQVTSLRP
- a CDS encoding HelD family protein — encoded protein: MPCSHPVRPRRSRLPLTAPPPVHPDFPAEEQHLAGTIQAFLRQIEAWEDRDRNVGADLETSLTLADTAEELAAMLSVHVPAPYFGSLRVRIAGREQLLYVGKHAFRDLKGPHTVVSWESDVGSLFYSDVLAWEARKGLTGTVRRRRQLDVQAKKLHRLTDLYDDEAGGDTGGREQVLLARLSEASTAAMRDVVETLQPEQNGAMRAPAGVHTLIQGAAGSGKTTIGFHRLAWLMHPDRREHRAAPESMLVLMPNRVLASYAARVLPGLNLGGVTVTTPEAWATGFLGVEKMEVVDRTLTLLLTDRDNERRKAAWRRAKALGDRRMFQVVRNHLADRLRANLGSLTFQTTVQVGHEARTLTLDQATLRRLLDEVLDRAPLEGYRAALRAALEDELVARANPPGEDGEAALRRTLAAELTRFVGRVVGNILPVSEGRRIITDEATLRRAAQGVLDERAVRLLLSDPLTAIPKPRRSHADVTELPLMLAVAALLDGVGRRVGRALEPYDHIALDEAQDYSPLLYVLLARAARPGHLTALGDLNQGLHGYKGPNNWGDVQAALGGESRTRLMTLGRTYRSTRQITALGAQIAATYNRAGGVVGVDRDGGEVLRLTGGSLAELTAQAVKTMQAQGHRNIAIVTRRVTDAERLVPELQRHDVDAQPILSEQARYTGGVVILPVNLAKGLEFDGCIVAGADAANYDPQTEFESRLLYVAASRGLHLLALVAERELHPLLTAERDSG
- a CDS encoding xanthine dehydrogenase family protein molybdopterin-binding subunit, which codes for MTGTKPAPLKVPGGAIGRRMNRVDGPDKVTGHATYAAEFELPNVAHAVLVTSSIASGRVRRIGTQAACAVPGVLAVLTYESEGVQLRPVEQPYPGSTSGTALLPLQTDRIEQRGQVVAVVVADSLEVAQHAALLVEVEYDEEPFVGTLQGSLHSGRADLQKPVEDEAYERGDAEQAYQAAEVQLDLTYTTPQENHNPLELHATLALWESETHLTVYEPSQWILAPQHTLAHHFGLEPEQVRVVSPYIGGGFGSKAATWSHLPLAALAAKLVKRPVKLSRTRAQEFAGVGYRPATVQQYKLGATKDGKITSISLHADTQAGMNGDFVESVSHVTEMLYDVPNMQVSQTLRRTHAGEGIMMRAPGEASGSFGLESLVDELAYAVGLDPLELRRRNYAETDPKSGHPYSSKHLRECYEQAAEKFGWEKRNPEPGSMRDGETRLGWGMATVTYPVYASPATARARIFEDGRAEIEAGSHDIGTGTYTILTQIASDGFGVAPNCVKVLLGDTNYPKNAYSGGSRTASSVGDVVMAASLAARQELALLATGDEQSPLHGLNPHDLTARGGRLFVQEDPSRGETFQDILARAGRNRIEVYREVLPIGGKREQLDGMMDAQNASVGADAAGYARHSFGAVFVEVRLDPDFMTPRVSRVVGAFDFGRVLNRKTAESQLSGGIIWGIGMALHEQTDVDPATGLVLNDDLAEYLVPINADVGELEVLMLDVPDTRASALGARGVGELGIVGTAAAIANAVYHATGKRVRDLPITIDKLL